ACATTTTGGATGGCTCCCAAATATCGGGACTTCACAATCCCCTGGATCGTCGCGCAATCGAGATTCGTACTCCAATTATCGAACGGAATGCGAGCAATCAGCCATGTCACCTGCGGGGCGAAGCGTTCGTGTCGCGAAATACATCGCATGAGTCGATGGCAATTCGAGTAGGAACGGAAGCTCGTAAAGAGCTTCGCATCGAACTCATGACGGAAACTGAGATACTTCACAGCGGCATGACGTTCGAGGGCCGTGAACGTCCACGGAATCCATCGATAGCCGTCCGGGAGAGTCGGCGGCGAAAGCGGTTGCTGCGTAAAATCTAATTCCATTCGCAAACGGCGAACGTAATTGGTGGCAGCAGTCATGGCCGAACTCAAAAAACAAGAGGCGAATACCGACGCTTCGGTGATCGCCCCATTCTACCTTGCTAATCGAGGCCGTCAACAATTTCATCGTGCCCGCGGTTTTTGTTTGACGGCTTCGCGGCGGCAGGTCTTACTTTTTCGCCAATTTTTTGGCTGCGCCGTTGATGCCTTTGGAGAAGGTGTCGATGGCATCGGCTGCGTCCAACTCGGCCAGAACGAGGAACGCCTCGGACAAAACACGCTTGGTCTCAGACACGTTGATTTTGGTTTTGTCGGTGTCGACGCGACGGGCCACTTCGTTTTGGAAATCGGTGAGTTTCATCGGTGCATCCTCTCAGAGTAGAATCGTGAATATGGTGGAAACTTCCGCCACATCAGTACTTGCGCGATTTATCGTCCGAAAACTGAACGGAATGTCAAGACGCGATTTTACGGATCCCCCGAATTTCACAGGTTTTTCCGATAAAACGGGTCTGAATCGCTCGAAATCCTACGAAACCAATGGTTTGCGAAGCATCTCAGCGGCTCGGAAGACATAAATGACACCGCTGTAAACCGTCAATGCGATTGCCACCCAGAGCGTGACATCGCGGAGAGTTGGCATCCACGTCCAGACGGAACTGACTTCCGGACTGAGGGCCAACAATGCGACCGTGACTGCGGCACACTGGGCCACCATCTTGAATTTGCCGCTCCAACTCGCGGAGAAATCCAACCCGTGCTGTTCCATGAATCCACGGAGGCTGGTGATGAACATCTCTCGGCCAATTACGATGAGGACCATCCAAGCATTCACACCACTGCGTTCGACACCCAAACCGAGCAAAAACACGAACGATCCGCAAATGATGATCTTGTCCACGAACGGGTCCAAGATTCGCCCTAACGTCGTCACCAAGCCATAACGGCGGGCGACCCAACCGTCGAGGAAATCCGTCGCGGCAGCGAACACGAACAATGCCGCGGCAGTTCGCCACCAACCATCGAAATCGATCAACGCAAACAAGACCAAAGACAAACCCAAACGGCTGATGGTAATCGCGTTGGGAAGATTGAGCGCGCCGCGAGTCAGCGGACTCACTCCCAGCGTTTGCGGTTTCGGATCAACTTGTGGATCGGTCGTCGACATGACAGGGCCTTTACTGAATCGATCATATTGCCGACAGGACTCGATTTGAACAATCGGTGTGGGTTGGCGAACCGAAGATCACAACACGGCAATTGACGCGTTCATCGAAGATCGACACGAAAATTGCGGATGCTGCCTCTTTGGTTCTAGTCCTCGTCGGCCTCCTCACTGGCAGGCACGCCAATCAAATCATAACCGCGACGCTCCAGAATCTCGACCGGAACGAATTCACCGAGGGGAAGATTTTCGCCTTGCACGAACACCGTTCCATCAATTTCCGGGGCATCGGCGTAGATCCGCCCCGCGTATAATCCGGGTTCCAGTTCCTCGTCGATCAGCACATCCAGCTCGTATTCCACGAGGGTATCACCGAAAGCGAAAGCAATAT
This region of Thalassoroseus pseudoceratinae genomic DNA includes:
- the pgsA gene encoding CDP-diacylglycerol--glycerol-3-phosphate 3-phosphatidyltransferase, producing the protein MSTTDPQVDPKPQTLGVSPLTRGALNLPNAITISRLGLSLVLFALIDFDGWWRTAAALFVFAAATDFLDGWVARRYGLVTTLGRILDPFVDKIIICGSFVFLLGLGVERSGVNAWMVLIVIGREMFITSLRGFMEQHGLDFSASWSGKFKMVAQCAAVTVALLALSPEVSSVWTWMPTLRDVTLWVAIALTVYSGVIYVFRAAEMLRKPLVS
- a CDS encoding GNAT family N-acetyltransferase; the encoded protein is MTAATNYVRRLRMELDFTQQPLSPPTLPDGYRWIPWTFTALERHAAVKYLSFRHEFDAKLFTSFRSYSNCHRLMRCISRHERFAPQVTWLIARIPFDNWSTNLDCATIQGIVKSRYLGAIQNVGVVPEHRGFGLGRALVLKCLNGFHALGMQRVMLNVTASNEAAVELYRSLGFRPKRTFYHPTADDFDPLSPEINTEESAPVGHEHDLEPAQL